AACCAGCAGAGGTTCATTTAAATCCGAACATCAAATACAAGTCGTATAGAAAAAATAACTTAAATTTACAGGAAATTAAAATATGAGCACAAAGTAAAAAGTTATTCTAATTTTTTTTGGAAACATTCAAAAGGCCAGAAAAAAAATTGGAAATAACTTTTAATCGATAATCTAATCAATAACCAAAAAAGAGTCAACCTATATCAGTATAATACACTGTAGTATTTACTGCAGGAAGTGGAGGAAATACCGGCGCAGATAAAACAATAGAAATTGACCTTGATGGAGCAATTAAAGTGATCAAAGTCGCAGACCAACATCAGGTACAGCGTTTTGTGATGATTAGTGCTTCCCAAACCGATAATCGTTCTTATTGGGAAAAAGCTGAGGGAATGAAGCCTTACTACATAGCTAAATACTACGCTGATATGGAATTAAAAAGAAGTAATCTGGATTATACCATTTTACGACCCACATTATTAACCGATGATGATAAAGAAGGGAAAATATTAATGACCAATGATCCTACTAAAGTTGGTTCTAAAATTCCAAGAGCAAGAGTGGCAACATCCGTTTTAGCAGTTTTAGACAATAAAAAAACTTATGGAAAGGTTATTGAAATGAGCGAAGGTGATGATGAAATTACCGAAGCAATAGCGAAAGTTTGCTCGTAGATAAAGAGAAAGATTAATTGGTTAAAAGACCAACTCCCTTATTTCCATGACCAAGAAAAAGTAGTGTTATATCAGGTTTTAGCAATCTGATTACTATTTCCATTTGATAAGCTGAGAAGTTCTTTTTAAATAAAGTGCCATTTTTTACGTATGAGCTGTAAATTCAACTCATTATGCTTAAATTAAAACTTCCTATAATTAGGGCATCCTCATTCTTCTATAAACCACTAAATTTCAGTAAAATAAGTCAATAATTTTGTTGTTTTAATGCGTATTTACACAATAGCTTTGCATATGATAAAATACACTTCACAATTTCAGTTCTGCGAAACCGTATGGCAATAAAACCTATAACTTACAGGGAAGAAATTAAAATCATAAAAAATGGATAAATACATTCACAATCGAATGTTTGCAAACCATAGCCCACGGTTTAAACCGTGGGCTATGGAAAATGCACAATCCTAAGCGTTTCAACGGTTTTAAATGGTTGGATTGGAGACATTCTTTTTATAACAAATGCGAAATCTATAACTTTAAATTCTGACTTTCTGAGGAAACCCTAAATCATGTAGTTGCTCGTAGAGTTACCAAATGTTTGCGATTTGACTACATTTTCTGAAGTTCCAACAAATGTTTTGACGTTTAAGTTTTGGTTTGATAAACTAAAGCTTTAATCCTCAAGACTTAGCTTAAATGGTTCTTGATATACAGCAAAAAATAAATCAAGGTTTTTATTAAAGTCAATTCCTGCTATGCTTTCAAAATTTAACCAACCGATTTTATAACTGTAATTTTTACTTTGGTGGATTTGCTCGGTTTTTTGAAATGGAATTTGATTTAAGGTCTTGAAGTTAGGGCTTGCCAAATATATCTTTAAATAAAAATTGGTGGTAAAGCTAAAGTTTTGAATTTGAGTTTTGGTGTAGCTATATTTGTATTGATTTAGTAAAGCAGAAAAATCTGATAACACAGCACTTGCCGTAGGCTCACTGCCTGCTCCTTTCCCGTAAAAGAACTGTTGATGTGCAAATTTAGAATCAATGTTGATGGCGTTAAATTCGTTTTCAACATTAAAGTTTGGATGCTGTTGATCGACTAAAAACGGAGCGACAAAACCTATAACCTTATCCTCTATATGTTGTGCAAAGGAAAAGAGTTTGAATTTGTAATTGAATTGTTTTGCAAATTCTACATGCTCTGAGCGAATATGCCTGATACCACAATTAAATATTTTATCTAGTGTCACATATATGCCAAAGGCGTGTTTTATTAGAATTCCTAATTTGAATTTAGCATCAAATCCGTCAACATCTAAAGTGGGATCAGATTCTGCAAAACCTAATTTTTGAGCTTCTTGCAAAGCTTCTTTGTAGCTTAAGCCCTGACCTGTTCGACTTAAAACATAATTAGTTGTACCATTACAAATACCTTGAAATCCTTTAATCTTATCGCTTTTAAAGTAATCTTCTAAATTTCTAATGATAGGAATACTGGCACAAACAGAAGCTTCATATAAAAAAGAGGTATTGTTTTGCCTTGAAATAGTAATAAGCTCTTCAAGATGATGTGCAATCATTTTTTTATTAGCTGAGACGACATGTTTTCCAGAGCGTAAAGCTGTTTTAACAATTTTATAAGCTGCGTTGGCATCATCAATCAACTCTACAACGATTTTGATGTCTGAGTTTTCGAGAATATCTTCCGCATGAAAGCTAAAATGCTCTTCAGCAATATCCCTTTTTTTATGTTTTGATTTGACTACAATATTTTTTATTTGAGCGTCTAACTGAGGGCTTGATTTTAAAGCTTTGTAAAATCCTTGACCTACAGAGCCATAACCAAACATCCCTATATTAATTTTTGTATCCATTAATTCCCTTTTTTATAAGTTTGGATTTTCGTTGAACCATTTTAAAATTAAATTATTTATGATTTTTCCTTCGACCAAAAACCCATCGTGCCCGTAGATTGAATCAATTTCTATAAAATCGGCATCATTAATATAATGAGCTAAATACCTTTGTTCATCTGATGTAAACAAAATATCAGATTTAATCCCTACACAAAGTGTTTTAGCTTCAATGCGTTGCAAAGCTTTTTTCACAGAGCTAAAGCCTCGCCCCAAGTTATGACTGTCCATAGTTTTAGAAATGGCATAATATGCATAAGGACAAAAGCGTTCTACTAATTTTTGACCTTGATAATTTTGGTAACTTTCGGCGACAAAATGATTTTGTTTTTCATTAGAAGATTCACTTTGGCTTAGATTATAAATTTTTGAGGTTCTATAACTCAACAACGCAATAGAGCGAGCCGCTTTTAAACCTAACTTTCCACCTTCTGGTTCATTATCTCGAAAGCTTTTATCAGCCTCGAGTGCAAAACGTTGAGAAGCATTAAAAGCAATACCCCAAGGCGAATGAAAAGCATTGGTAGCCAGCACACACAATTTTTTGATTTGATTTGGGTAATGAACTGCCCAATGCAAGGCTTGTTGACCACCCAAAGATGCACCAATCAATAACTGAATTTTTTTAATATTTAAATGAGCTTTAACCAGCTGATAAGCTTTAACTATATCAGCAATATTGACCAAAGGAAAATTTTTTCGCTTTAAAGATTCTGGAACCTCTGATGATGATGCTCCAGTACTTCCATAACAAGATCCTAAAAAATTAACGCAAACGATAAAATACTCTTTATAGTCTAAAAGTCTTCCTTGTCCATACAAATCTGGCCACCATTGATCAACATTTGAGTCTGCCGTTAAAGCATGACAAACCCAAATGACATTACCGCCATCACTGTTGAGTTTGCCATAAGTGGTGTAAGCCAGTTTTAGTACTGGTAAAGTTTTACCATTTTCAAGTTCAAAAGGCTTGTTGTATATAAATACATTAGGCATTTATTTTTTCTTTTTTTGCTGAATTGACTTTATAACTTATCGGTGGTTTTTGGCTAAGATTGTCGTTAACAGGACATCTTTGTTTGACTTGACTTAAAAGTTAGTCGATTTTTTCTTGAGATGCCTTTGCTTTTAAATCAATATCAACATTTAAAGATTGAAAACCAGCTCTATCTTCCTCATTTAATCCTAAAAATTTGGACGCATCAATATATCCTTTAATACTGATATTTAAACCCTCTATGTCAATATTCAATTCTTTGGCAACTAATTTGATTACCACATTAAGGCAACCAGCATATCCAGCTAAAATATATTCTACAGGATTGGATACCAAATCTTGTCCGCCTAATTGTTGAGGCTCATCTACAAAGAAACCAAAGCCACGAGACTGATCTATAAATAAGGTTGATTTGATACTGTTACCCTTTATAGAAAAATTAGAAATACTCATAATTTTAGGGTTGTTAAAGTTGTGAAAATGCTTGTTTAAAATCGTTTTTTATATCTTCAATATGCTCAATACCAACAGATACTCTTAAAATACCAGGAGCAACACCTGCTTTAACTTGGTCTTCTTCACTGAGTTGTTCGTGAGTTGTAGTAGATGGGTGAATGATGAGCGTTTTAGCATCACCTACGTTAGCAAGGTGAGAAACTAATTGTAAGTGATTAACAAAGTTGTCTGCGACTTCTTTGCCTGCCTTGAGTTTAAAACTTAATACACCGCCGAAGCCTTTCTTTAGATATTTTAAAGCGTTGCTGTGATAAGGTGAAGATTTTAATCCAGGGTAGTTGACCCATTCTATGTCTTCATATTGGTCAAGCCATTTTGCTAATTCTAGAGCATTATTCACAGTCCTTTCAAGCCTAAGTGATAAGGTTTCAAGACCTTGTGTCAATTGAAAAGCATTAAAAGGTGAAAGTGCAGGTCCAAAATCTCTAAGGACTTCTACTCTAGCTCTTATAGCAAAGGCAATATTACCAAAATCGCTATCTTTTCCAAATACATCAGAAAATACTAAACCGTGATAACCTTCAGAAGGTTCAGAAAATTGAGGAAACTTACCATTTCCATAGTCATATCGTCCTGCATCTACAATCACACCACCGATACTTGTTCCGAGACCGCCAATCCATTTAGTTGCAGAAGCCACAACCACGTCAGCACCGTGCTTTATGGGTTGAAATAAATAACCACCTGCACCAAAAGTGTTATCAACAATAAGTGGAATATTATGCTTTTTAGCCAATTTAGAAATACCATCAAAATCTGCTACACTAAAAGCAGGATTACCTATAGTCTCAAGATAAATAGCCTTAGTGTCCTCATCAATTTGAGCTTCAAAATCTTCCACTTTAATACTGTCCGCAAATTTAGCATGAATATCAAGTCGTTTGAGAGTAATCTTAAATTGGTTAAATGTTCCACCATACAAATGTGATGAAGTGACAAAACTATCACCAGCTTCTAAAATATTAGTTAATGCAATAAATTGTGCAGCTTGTCCAGAACTTACTGCCAGTGCAGCAACACCACCTTCAAGTGCGACGATTCGCTTTTCAAAGACATCGGTTGTTGGGTTCATAATACGAGTATAAATATTACCAAACTCTTTGAGTCCAAACAAATCGGTCGCATGTTTCGAATCATTAAATACATAAGATGTGGTTTGGTAGATTGGTAGTGCTCTTGAACCTGTGGAAGCATCAATCTCTTGTCCAGCGTGAAGCTGAAGAGTGTCAAAATGTAAATTTTGTTGTGACATAATAATATGGGTTTAGGTTTAAATAAATTGAAGTAAGTTGAATTAAGGTAATGAAGATTACCTATGATAAGATTATAATGTTTGCTCTTTAAGAATTAGCAACACATTTGCATTCGTATACTACAAAAACCAACAATAATTTGAGATGTTGAATAGCTTTTGTGTGGAAGAATAAATCGGGAAATGTGATTAAAAAAATATTTCATCGCTTTGATTTTATATTTTCTGAAAGCATTGTCGACTTCAGATCTGGAATTAGCACCAATTTTCCAATACTAACTTTAGTCAGCACTTATAGTGGGTTGCTAGAGGGTCAATGAGCCAGTCTCTCACCTCATTCTTTATAAATTTGCAATTATTCACAAACAACTATACAAACTTAAATATTTATTTTTGATAATACCAAATAAATTTTGTTAAAGTAGAGCGTAATAATTAAGTTTGAGTTACAACTATCCGAAACTTGAAAAACAAAAACAGTCATCATATCTTTGAAAATAACAATAAATCAAATAAAATATAGGACTGTTTCCTAGGAACAAAAATAACAACAAGCCAGTTATTCGACAAATCATTGATCTAATTCCTTCTCATTTACTGAGAAAAGTTATTCAACAACACCAATCTGACAAGGGTTGCCATAAACACAAAACTTATGACCAATTGGTTGCTTTATTGTTTAGACATTTTGTAGGTGTAGCACATTAGTTGACATATCCGTTGGTATATAGGCATCTAAGACTTTTATTCAAGATTTGGGCTTAGATTTAAGTCCTGCAAAATCTACTATGAGTGATGATAATAAAAAAACGCGATTATAAAGTATTTGAAAGTCTGTTTATTTGTTACCTTAAATACCAATTTATTAATAGAACTTTTAAGAAGTGCAACTACTAAAACAAACACAGCATTCTCGAACTTTGTATAGAAAATAAGGATATATCTTCCTTTTTATCTTTCATTAGACTACGTGATTAATCAAATTAAGCCAAAAGCAAAACGAGCAGAGTCTGAGCAAACCAGTTTAGATGATATAGTTTAGACGACTTTGTTTTAAGATATGGACTTTTATTCTTAGAAATCTAATATTAGAACCCGTAAATTAAGGGATACAGAAAGTTTATAACTAATTTTGAAAAAGTTTCGGATTAATATAAAAACAAGTCTAAAAATTAAAAAAGTGGTGTATTTTTGTGGATATATACTAGTTGTGCGACAGCATAAAAAAAAATTCTGCTACATTAAATACTTCGATTTCTAAAAGATTTTTTATCTTTAGAAAATGAGAAAATTAAGACTATATTTTGACACTTCTGTTTTTGGTGGAGTTTATGACGTTGAATTTCAAGAAGAAACTGAAATGCTTTTTGAAATGGTTAAAAACGGAGAAATAATCTGTGTTTACTCTGACCTTTGTGAGTTTGAACTTGAGAACGCTCCAGAAACAGTAAAAGAACATTTTTTGAGTCTTGACAAAAATCAAACTGAATTTGTCGAAATAACTGAAGAAATTAATCAACTTGCCGAAGAATACGTGAAAGAAAAAGTTGTTGGACAAACAAGCATTGATGATTGTAGGCATATTGCTTGTGCGACCATATATAAAGTAGACTATTTAGTAAGTTGGAATTTTAAACACATAGTAAATGTTTTCAGAATAAGAGGTTACAATGCAATTAACATCAAAAACGGACACATACAATTAGATATTCGTTCACCTAAAGAAATAATACGAAATGAATAAATCAGAAAAAAAACAAAAAGAGTTTGACACAGTTAAATACTTTAGAGAAGTAAAAGAAAAAATCGCAAAAGAAACCAAAGGAATGACTTTTACCGAATTTAAAGAATACTTAAATCGTAGAAAATTAAAACACGTGAAATAGATGCCGACCGCACAACACGAGGCTATAAGTAATACTGTATTTTGTGCTTAATCGAAGTTCTGAGATTATTTGCTAACTTTGTTGAATGGCTGAAAAGTGGTGGCATTTTGCACAGCACTACATATAGCCCAAACGTTGGTAGCCATTTGAAACAGGCTGACGGATAAAGCCAAGACGCTAAACGTTTAAACATCAGGCCGTTTCAAACTCTTTCAAATGACTGCTGACGGTCGAAATAAGCCGAATGAGACTTGAAATCGAAGTAGGTATAATTATAAAAATATATATTATAAAATGAAACAATTATTAATTTTCGCTTTGTTCGCTAGTGTTATTAGTAGCTCATGTTCTGAAGAAACAGTTTTCGATGAAAATCAAATTAAGGCAGAATATAAAAAAGATGACAAACAGAAAGTCTCTATTAAACTAATGGGTAAATTGCATAGAGGGAGAAAATGGAGTGAACCAAGAGGTGTAAAACCCTGTACTCGTAGTTTTGGAATATGTGGGGTAAGTTTTGAAGTAGGGGTTGAAAAAAACCTATCACAAACAAACATAACACTTCAAGATGTTAATTCAAATTCTATGAAAATGGTATTTGCATCTGAAGTAAATGCTTTAAATCGTGGGTTATTCTATTCGATAGAAGACAGTGAATTTACATTTCCGTTCGAAGTTTCAAGAGAATTTGGATATTCTGAGATTACAATAATACCAAAAGATTATGAGGTGATGGTTTCTGATGAGTTTCCTCACGGTTATGTGATATTAGACATTATAACGAATTGATCCCAGAATGAAAACAAACCAATTAATTAGAATAAGCTTAGTGGCAATATTGCCACTAAGTTTGTTTTCTTGCCAATTAACTCTTAAAGCTTTATTAGGAATTAAAGATTTTAATCAATATGTAACTCAGGATAATAGATTAGAATATTACGAAGGTTTTCTTGAAAATAATGATTATAGTTTAAAAATTTACACTTTTAAAGAGGAGGATTCTTTATTTAGTTTTTTAAAAAAACAAAATAATTTTCCTTTTATTGTTGTAAATAATTTAGAGTCGA
This genomic window from Flavobacterium sp. CS20 contains:
- a CDS encoding type II toxin-antitoxin system VapC family toxin; this encodes MRKLRLYFDTSVFGGVYDVEFQEETEMLFEMVKNGEIICVYSDLCEFELENAPETVKEHFLSLDKNQTEFVEITEEINQLAEEYVKEKVVGQTSIDDCRHIACATIYKVDYLVSWNFKHIVNVFRIRGYNAINIKNGHIQLDIRSPKEIIRNE
- the metX gene encoding homoserine O-acetyltransferase — translated: MPNVFIYNKPFELENGKTLPVLKLAYTTYGKLNSDGGNVIWVCHALTADSNVDQWWPDLYGQGRLLDYKEYFIVCVNFLGSCYGSTGASSSEVPESLKRKNFPLVNIADIVKAYQLVKAHLNIKKIQLLIGASLGGQQALHWAVHYPNQIKKLCVLATNAFHSPWGIAFNASQRFALEADKSFRDNEPEGGKLGLKAARSIALLSYRTSKIYNLSQSESSNEKQNHFVAESYQNYQGQKLVERFCPYAYYAISKTMDSHNLGRGFSSVKKALQRIEAKTLCVGIKSDILFTSDEQRYLAHYINDADFIEIDSIYGHDGFLVEGKIINNLILKWFNENPNL
- a CDS encoding O-acetylhomoserine aminocarboxypropyltransferase/cysteine synthase family protein, producing the protein MSQQNLHFDTLQLHAGQEIDASTGSRALPIYQTTSYVFNDSKHATDLFGLKEFGNIYTRIMNPTTDVFEKRIVALEGGVAALAVSSGQAAQFIALTNILEAGDSFVTSSHLYGGTFNQFKITLKRLDIHAKFADSIKVEDFEAQIDEDTKAIYLETIGNPAFSVADFDGISKLAKKHNIPLIVDNTFGAGGYLFQPIKHGADVVVASATKWIGGLGTSIGGVIVDAGRYDYGNGKFPQFSEPSEGYHGLVFSDVFGKDSDFGNIAFAIRARVEVLRDFGPALSPFNAFQLTQGLETLSLRLERTVNNALELAKWLDQYEDIEWVNYPGLKSSPYHSNALKYLKKGFGGVLSFKLKAGKEVADNFVNHLQLVSHLANVGDAKTLIIHPSTTTHEQLSEEDQVKAGVAPGILRVSVGIEHIEDIKNDFKQAFSQL
- a CDS encoding OsmC family protein, with amino-acid sequence MSISNFSIKGNSIKSTLFIDQSRGFGFFVDEPQQLGGQDLVSNPVEYILAGYAGCLNVVIKLVAKELNIDIEGLNISIKGYIDASKFLGLNEEDRAGFQSLNVDIDLKAKASQEKID
- a CDS encoding homoserine dehydrogenase — encoded protein: MDTKINIGMFGYGSVGQGFYKALKSSPQLDAQIKNIVVKSKHKKRDIAEEHFSFHAEDILENSDIKIVVELIDDANAAYKIVKTALRSGKHVVSANKKMIAHHLEELITISRQNNTSFLYEASVCASIPIIRNLEDYFKSDKIKGFQGICNGTTNYVLSRTGQGLSYKEALQEAQKLGFAESDPTLDVDGFDAKFKLGILIKHAFGIYVTLDKIFNCGIRHIRSEHVEFAKQFNYKFKLFSFAQHIEDKVIGFVAPFLVDQQHPNFNVENEFNAINIDSKFAHQQFFYGKGAGSEPTASAVLSDFSALLNQYKYSYTKTQIQNFSFTTNFYLKIYLASPNFKTLNQIPFQKTEQIHQSKNYSYKIGWLNFESIAGIDFNKNLDLFFAVYQEPFKLSLED